In one Sander lucioperca isolate FBNREF2018 chromosome 7, SLUC_FBN_1.2, whole genome shotgun sequence genomic region, the following are encoded:
- the LOC116055830 gene encoding uncharacterized protein LOC116055830, producing the protein MDPQNLDPEPDLCQDPQNLDPEPDLSGDPQNLDPEPNLSQDPQNLNLDPEPDLSRDPQNLDPEPDLSQNPQNLDPEPDLSQDSKQRQLLGASWGGVTLYKYITRKSRQLTSLLTSTDIDTIAKMSGEYGPIMPATEETQALCDLVQSNVEEKTGKKYMELKAIIYRQKDDVVGINYLIKVHVGGDDYIYLIIFQDFGEQVFLINVLEIQTKDSPLVPF; encoded by the exons ATGGATCCTCAGAACCTGGACCCTGAGCCAGATCTCTGTCAGGATCCTCAGAACCTGGACCCTGAGCCAGATCTCTCTGGGGATCCTCAGAACCTGGACCCTGAGCCGAATCTCTCTCAGGATCCCCAGAACCTGAACCTGGACCCTGAGCCAGATCTCTCTCGGGATCCTCAGAACCTGGACCCTGAGCCAGATCTCTCTCAAAATCCTCAGAACCTGGACCCTGAGCCGGATCTCTCTCAGGACTCCAAGCAGAGACAGTTGTTGGGGGCCTCCTG GGGGGGGGTTACTCTCTATAAATACATAACACGTAAAAGCAGACAGTTGACTTCTCTGTTAACTTCAACGGACATTGACACAATCGCAAAAATGTCCGGAGAATACGGTCCAATAATGCCCGCCACTGAGGAAACTCAGGCGCTTTGTGATCTG GTTCAGTCCAATGTGGAGGAAAAGACAGGAAAGAAGTATATGGAATTGAAAGCAATTATATACAGGCAGAAAGATGATGTGGTAGGAATAAACTACCTTATCAAG GTTCATGTTGGAGGAGAtgactacatttatctgataaTCTTCCAAGATTTCGGAGAACAGGTTTTCCTGATTAATGTACTGGAGATTCAAACCAAAGACAGCCCCCTCGTACCTTTTTAG